The Trinickia acidisoli genome includes a window with the following:
- a CDS encoding heavy metal translocating P-type ATPase, protein MLTPLRAASRRADGVETAIRIMQMDCPTEEALIRGKLDGMSEVVGLDFNLMQRTLTVVHAPGAEPAILAAIRSLGFVPELPDPATREPAAAELARPWWPLALAVLAALVSEAATWFGASPWLAGGCAGFALALSGLGTYRKGWIAIRNGNLNINALMSIAVTGAMALRQWPEAAMVMVLFALAERIEAQSLDRARNAIHSLMQLAPEQASVQQADGSWATVEAKTVAVGARVRVGPGERIALDGEIVAGESSVNQAPITGESLPVDKGPGDAVFAGTINEAGSFEYRVRALAGDTTLARIIHAVEQAQGKRAPTQRFVDRFARVYTPIVFACALLVAVVPPLVAGGAWREWIYRALVMLVIACPCALVISTPVTIVSGLAAAARRGILVKGGVYLEEGRKLAWLALDKTGTITTGAPSQTDFEPQADVPVADCRRIAAALAQRSAHPVSRAIAAAAAPTLGREQAGATTAVDGFEALPGRGVTGLVEGARYWLGNPRLARERGRLTPAIELRASELERLGRSVVLLMNETRVLALFAVADTIKQTSRAALAQLHALGIRTAMLTGDNTHTARAIAAEVGIDDVRGEQLPEDKLRVIETLAADGGAVGMVGDGINDAPALARARIGFAMGAMGSDAAIETADVALMDDDLRKIPAFVRLSRATYAVLVQNIAFALTIKAIFLALTLAGLGTMWMAVFADAGASLIVVANGLRLLRR, encoded by the coding sequence GTGCTCACGCCGCTGCGGGCCGCGTCGAGGCGCGCCGACGGCGTCGAGACGGCGATCCGCATCATGCAGATGGACTGCCCGACGGAGGAAGCCCTGATTCGCGGCAAGCTCGACGGTATGTCGGAGGTGGTCGGTCTCGACTTCAACCTGATGCAACGGACGCTGACGGTCGTGCACGCGCCGGGCGCGGAGCCGGCCATTCTCGCCGCCATCCGTTCGCTCGGCTTCGTGCCGGAGTTGCCCGATCCGGCGACGCGCGAGCCGGCTGCCGCCGAACTCGCGCGTCCGTGGTGGCCGCTCGCGCTGGCCGTGCTGGCGGCTCTTGTATCCGAGGCCGCGACTTGGTTCGGCGCGTCGCCTTGGCTTGCCGGCGGCTGCGCTGGCTTCGCGCTTGCGCTGAGCGGCCTTGGCACGTACCGCAAGGGATGGATCGCGATCCGCAACGGCAATCTCAATATCAACGCGCTGATGAGCATCGCGGTGACGGGGGCGATGGCATTGCGCCAATGGCCCGAAGCGGCGATGGTGATGGTGCTGTTCGCGCTCGCCGAGCGGATCGAGGCGCAGTCGCTCGATCGCGCGCGCAACGCGATTCACTCGCTCATGCAATTGGCGCCGGAGCAGGCGAGCGTCCAGCAAGCCGACGGCAGTTGGGCCACTGTCGAGGCGAAGACCGTGGCGGTCGGCGCGCGCGTGCGCGTGGGGCCGGGCGAGCGCATCGCGCTCGACGGCGAGATCGTCGCCGGCGAATCGAGCGTGAATCAAGCGCCGATCACGGGTGAAAGCCTGCCCGTCGACAAAGGCCCTGGCGATGCCGTCTTCGCAGGCACGATCAACGAGGCCGGCTCGTTCGAGTATCGGGTCCGCGCACTCGCCGGCGACACGACGCTCGCGCGCATCATCCACGCAGTCGAGCAGGCACAGGGCAAACGGGCGCCGACGCAGCGTTTCGTCGACCGCTTCGCGCGTGTCTATACGCCGATCGTCTTTGCCTGCGCGCTGCTCGTCGCTGTCGTGCCGCCGCTCGTTGCGGGCGGCGCTTGGCGCGAATGGATCTACCGTGCTCTCGTCATGCTCGTCATCGCATGCCCGTGCGCGCTCGTCATTTCGACACCCGTGACGATCGTGAGCGGATTGGCCGCCGCCGCACGGCGCGGCATCCTCGTGAAAGGCGGCGTCTACTTGGAAGAGGGGCGCAAGCTCGCGTGGCTCGCGCTCGACAAGACGGGCACGATCACGACGGGCGCGCCGTCGCAGACCGATTTCGAGCCCCAGGCCGACGTGCCGGTGGCCGACTGCCGACGCATCGCGGCCGCGCTCGCGCAGCGCTCGGCGCACCCCGTATCGCGCGCGATTGCGGCCGCGGCGGCGCCGACGCTCGGCCGCGAGCAGGCCGGCGCGACCACTGCCGTCGACGGCTTCGAAGCGTTGCCGGGGCGCGGCGTGACGGGGCTCGTCGAAGGCGCGCGTTATTGGCTCGGCAACCCGCGGCTCGCGCGCGAACGGGGGCGGCTCACCCCTGCCATCGAGCTGCGCGCGAGCGAACTCGAGCGGCTGGGGCGATCGGTCGTCCTACTGATGAACGAGACGCGCGTTCTCGCGCTCTTCGCCGTAGCCGACACGATCAAACAGACGAGTCGCGCCGCGCTCGCGCAATTGCATGCGCTGGGCATTCGGACGGCCATGCTGACCGGCGACAACACGCACACGGCGCGCGCGATCGCGGCCGAAGTCGGGATCGACGACGTGCGCGGCGAGCAACTGCCCGAGGACAAGTTGCGCGTGATCGAGACGCTTGCGGCCGACGGCGGTGCGGTCGGCATGGTCGGCGATGGCATCAACGATGCGCCTGCGCTCGCGCGTGCGCGGATCGGCTTCGCGATGGGCGCGATGGGCAGCGACGCGGCGATCGAGACGGCCGACGTCGCGTTGATGGACGACGATTTGCGTAAGATCCCGGCGTTCGTGCGCCTATCGCGCGCGACGTACGCAGTGCTCGTGCAGAACATCGCATTTGCGCTGACGATCAAGGCGATATTCTTGGCGCTCACGCTGGCCGGGCTCGGGACGATGTGGATGGCCGTATTCGCCGATGCGGGGGCGAGCCTCATCGTCGTCGCGAACGGGCTGCGGTTGCTGCGCCGCTAG
- a CDS encoding S1C family serine protease, whose translation MGSRPAFIDDLARVPSDDHSAGEIAFDHDDALLDAYSRTVIGALERVQQAVVFVSVERARPGDNTRRGGTGSGFLFTPDGYLLTNSHVVHGATAIRITLADGATHEASLVGDDPSTDLAVLRIGSAEPLPHAELGESAKLRVGQIAIAVGNPLGLAHTVTTGVVSALGRSLRSASGRMIYDVIQTDAALNPGNSGGPLVNSRGQVIGVNTAIIPGAQAICFATAIDTAKWVIMQLFAHGRVRRAYIGVAGTAVPIARKSQRYFALETASGVRVIEVVKGSPAALGGLRVDDTIVAIDGAPVDGVDALQRVLDASRIDRTVEITVLRLTQKLTLRVTPVEPADARSA comes from the coding sequence TCGCGCGCGTGCCGTCCGACGACCACAGCGCGGGCGAGATCGCATTCGATCACGATGACGCCCTGCTCGATGCCTACTCGCGCACCGTCATCGGCGCGCTCGAACGCGTTCAGCAGGCCGTCGTCTTCGTTTCCGTCGAGCGCGCGCGGCCGGGCGACAATACCCGGCGCGGCGGCACCGGCTCGGGCTTTCTCTTCACGCCCGACGGCTATCTACTGACCAACAGCCACGTCGTGCACGGCGCAACCGCCATTCGCATCACGCTCGCCGACGGCGCCACGCACGAGGCCAGCCTCGTCGGCGACGATCCGAGCACCGATCTCGCCGTGTTGCGAATCGGTTCGGCCGAGCCGTTGCCGCACGCCGAGCTCGGCGAGTCCGCGAAGCTGCGCGTCGGTCAAATCGCGATCGCAGTCGGCAATCCGCTCGGGCTCGCACACACCGTCACGACCGGTGTCGTCTCCGCGCTCGGCCGCTCGCTACGCTCGGCATCGGGCCGCATGATCTACGACGTGATCCAAACCGACGCAGCCTTGAATCCCGGCAACTCGGGCGGGCCGCTCGTCAATTCGCGCGGGCAAGTCATCGGCGTCAACACGGCCATCATTCCCGGCGCACAGGCGATCTGCTTTGCAACCGCGATCGACACGGCCAAGTGGGTCATCATGCAATTGTTTGCGCACGGGCGCGTGCGGCGCGCCTACATCGGCGTGGCCGGCACCGCCGTGCCGATCGCCCGTAAGTCACAGCGCTATTTCGCGCTGGAGACGGCGAGCGGGGTGCGCGTGATCGAGGTCGTCAAAGGCAGCCCGGCCGCGCTCGGCGGGCTACGTGTCGACGATACGATCGTCGCGATCGACGGAGCGCCAGTGGACGGCGTCGATGCGTTGCAACGCGTGCTCGATGCGTCGAGGATCGATCGTACCGTCGAGATCACGGTACTGCGCTTGACGCAAAAACTCACGTTGCGCGTCACGCCGGTCGAGCCGGCCGATGCGCGCTCGGCGTGA